In Geotalea uraniireducens, the genomic window GTCCGGCAATTGGTGGGCCCTTCCTATTGTTTCGTCTCAAGCGGCTGGGATTTTCCGGCGCACGGGTGAAGGTGGTCAAAGAAGGTCTTTTGGTCTGTGCGAGTCGTTGATTTGCGGCAGAAGCCTCTGCGTGAGGGAACTCAGTTCTTTCAGCCGCTCAGCCGGCTGATTTCCGCACCGATTTGTCCCAGTGGCAGGATGATGTCGGCGACTCTTCCCTCAATGCACGCCCGGGGCATGCCGTAGATGGTGGAGGTTGCCTCATCCTGAACGATTGTCCCCCCCCCTTTTTCTTTCAGGTGCTTCATCCCTTTGAAGCCATCGCTGCCCATTCCTGTCAGGATCACGCCGAGCATGGCGCCGTTGCAGGCGTCGGCAAGGGAGGTCAACATGTGGTCGACAGACGGGATGTAGATGTACTGCGGAAACTCCGCAGGAGGATAAGTGCGGATCGCCAGGCTGTTCCCCTGGCGGATCAGAGCGGTATGCCGCCCTCCCGGGGCGACGAGGGCGACTCCTGGCTGCAGGATGTCGCCATCGGTTGCTTCTTTGACCTGGATTGAACATTTGCTGTTGAGCCGTTCGGCGTAGGGACCCGTAAATGCTTTCGGCATATGGATCGCCACCACGATCGGATGGGAGAAGGTGGCGGGAATCCGGCCGAGGACCTCCTGAAGGGCGACCGGCCCACCAGTGGATGCGCCGATCCCCACGACATGATACTTGCTGCCGGCAAGTCTGGCTGGTGCCGGCCGGGATGGCGGAGGAAGCTTTACTGCGGCGGTATGGGGGGGCGCCATTGGTACGCGGCGGAAAAACGAACTCCCGGCCCCCTTGACCTTCCGCAGCAACTCTTCTTTAAAGATCTTTTGCGCATCAATGCTATCGGTGACATTCTTGGGGATGTAATCGATTGCTCCGGCGTCCAGGGCATCGAAAGTTGCTCTGGCGCCTTCGCACGTCAGGGTGGAAACCATGAGGACCCGCGTGGGGCATTTGGCCATGATCTGCTTGAGGGCGGAAATCCCGTCGAGCCGGGGCATCTCGATGTCCATCGTAATGACATCAGGCTTGAGAGCCAGCGCCTTCTCCACTCCCTCCAAACCATCGACCGCAATACCGACCACCTCGATGGCTGGATCCTTTTCGAGGACGCTCCTGATTACCATTCTCATGAACGACGAGTCATCAACAACCAGGACCCGCAAGCGGCTTGATACGTTAGAAAGCATGGTGGCCTTTCACTTGTCTTTAAAGATGTTGCCGACCAACTGCTGGATTTCCTCGATCTGGTCATCCAACTCATAGCAGAAGCGTTCGATGTCCAGGCTCCCCAGCTTAGAATCAGAGCCGTGCAGCATCCCCCAGGCCGGCTCGTCGGCGAGAGAGAAGCTTACCCACTCCTTGCCGCCGTAATCAAGATTCCGTACCGTGCAGAAAAGGTCGGCCAGATTGACGATGGCTGTCAGCCGCGGGGCATTTTTGGCTTCCTGTGGTGCATGGTGATGGGCGATGACTTCTTTGTAGTCATCGGGGAAATGCCAGGCATCGGCAAGGCAAAGACCGATTTCGCAGTGAGTAGTGCCGAGGAATTCCTCTTCTGCTCGAACAAGTTGATAGGGCTTATCTTTGATTGAGTCGACTATCTTCTGGAAATCCTCCTGTAGGTAATAACTGAGAAAGACTTCGCCGATATCGTGGATTACGCCGCCGATGTATGCTTTTTCCGTGTCGTGATAGCCCACCTTTTCCGCAATCAGTCGCGCGACGATCCCGACGCCGAACGAATGCTCCCAGAAAGGCTGGATACCCAAAACCCCATCTTTGCCTTCAAAGCTTTGAATGAATGAGCAGGTCAGGATAAATTCCCGGATATGCCGAAGCCCGAGATAGACAAGTGCTCCTTTCAACGAGGTGATCTCGTTAGCTGGCCGGTAGAGGGGAGAATTGACCATTTTCAGCACCCGGGCAGCCATTACCTGGTCGGTGAAGATCAGCTCGACGACTTGGTCTATATCGACGTCTGGCTGATCAAGAAGGGCAAGGACCTGAGTCGCAACGGCCGGAATCGTGGGCAGGTCTGTCATTCCCTTGATAAGCGCAGCGGCTTTTTCCATTTTGCGGGATATTTCCACGTGTTCCTTACCACCTTTCATTTCTTGTAGGCAAAGCCCCCCGGGAAGTGGACCGTTTTGAACTTATCGTTCACCCCGTGGAGAGATTCGGACTGGCCAACGAAAAAATAGCCGTAAGGCTGAAGGTTGTTGTAATAGTGCTGAACGACCTTGGTCTTGGACGCCAGGTCAAAATAGATGAGTACGTTGGCGCAGAAGATAAAGTCGAAGCTCTTCATGAAAACCATTTTCGAGTCATCGTAAAGGTTGAGATGGGAGAAGGTAACCAGTTTCTTTACCTCAGGTGAGAGGATGAATCGTCCGCCCGGCTCTTCGCGGAAATATTTTTTCCGATAAAACTCCGGCGTGTTCCTGACGGAATAGGAGTTGTAAATCCCCTCCCGTGCTTGGGTGATGACTTCCTCATTGATGTCGGTGCCAGCAATTTCGATGATCCAGTCTTTGAGGATGGTCGGCCGTTTCTCAAGTAACATCATTGCCATGGTGTAGGCTTCTTCACCTGATGACGAGCCGGCGCTCCATATCTTCAATTTTCTGAAGCCGATCTTCCCCTTGACAGCGACGATTTCAGGGAGGAAGACATTTTCCAGCGCTTTGAGCTGGGGAGGATTGCGGAAAAAACATGTTTCATTGGTGGTGATTTCGACCAGCAGCTTGTTCAGTTCTTCAGAACGCAATCCTCCATTTTTGACGAGCGACAGGTAGGCCGTATGGCTTTTGGCGTTGGTCGCTTCCATTCGGCGGGCAATACGGCTTTCGAGGAAATACTTTTTGCTGGTATGAAAGTAGATACCACAATGATTGTAAATGAAGTCCCTGAGGACTTCGAAGTCCTTGTCGGAAAGCTTAACCGTCATTCCTTCAGTCATGGAAAAAATGGTCTCCTGTCAGTTCAACTAGGCAGCAACGCGCCCGCCGGCGCCGTCGCTGTTTTCCATAAGGCCGGCCGGATCGATAATCAGCGTGACTCGCCCGTCGCCCAGGATTGTCGAGCCGGCAATGCCGGGGAGGTTCGCCAGATACTTGCCAAGGGATTTTATGGCAACTTCCTGCTGCCCAAGTAACCGCGAAACGATCAGCCCGACTCTTTTTTCAGCGATCCCAACCACTACCACATAACACGCAGTACGGCTCCGCTCGCTTGGTTCTATGTTGAAAACTCGTTGCAGTCGCATGAGCGGAAGGACGGAATCCCGGAGTTTAAGGACTTCCTGGCCGCCGATGGTGTGAAATTCGCTCTCCTCAACGCGCAGGGTCTCAAGAACGGCAGCCAGGGGGATCGAATAAGTCTCGTCTTCAACTTCGACAAGAAGCGATTGGATGATTGCCAGGGTCAAAGGCAGTTTAAGGATAAATTCCGAACCCTGTCCCATCTCCGAACGGATATCAATGATCCCGTTGAGTTTCTTGATGTTGGTCTTGACCACATCCATGCCGACGCCACGGCCTGAGAGGTCGGTAGCGTTTTCTTTGGTTGAGAATCCGGGAAGGAAGATCAAGTCAAGGATTTCCCGCTGGCCCATGGCCGCCAGTTGCTCGTCGGTCACCAGCCCTTTTTCCCGCGCTTTCCGGGCAACTTTTTCGGTATCGATACCTCGGCCGTTGTCTTTGATGCTGATAACGATCTGGTTCCCTTCGTGGGCTGCAGAAAGGATGAGTGTCCCCTTGCGCGGCTTGCTGGCCGCCACTCGTTCCTCAGGGGTTTCCAGCCCATGATCCATTGCGTTTCGAATCAGGTGGATGAGCGGATCACCAATCTCGTCGACGACCGAGCGGTCAAGTTCGGTTTCTTCGCCAAGGACGATCAGATCCACTTCCTTGCCGAGATCGCGAGCGAGGTTGCGAACTATCCGGGGGAATTTCTTGAATACTTTCTCTACGGGAATCATGCGCATCTTCAGAACCTGCATCTGCAGTTCCGAGGTGACAAAGCTGATGCGTTTGGAAAGCTTGCTAAACTCTTCTCCGAAAGCGACCTCGTTGCTGCCGCCATGGAAATCGGTGTTGAGCTGCATCATTCGGTTGCGCTCAAGCACCAATTCACCAACTTGATTCATCAGGTCGTCGAGGCGCTTGACGTCGACACGTACGGTCGAATTATCCGACAGCTCATCGACCTTTTTGTCGGCTTCTTTGAGTGCCGGGGTATTGGTGGCTCGCGGTTGCGGCGCTGCCTTCTTTGCCGGCGCGGTCTCCTGCGGGGCGGGCTGAGGCTCGGGCGAAGGCGCTTCTTGTACCGGAGCAGCAGGCTGTTCCGGTGTGGCGGAGAGTTGTTGTGAAGAGGGAGGAGGTGCGTCGGCAGCAACAGCGGGCTTGAGCACGGTCGCTTCCTTGGCGTTTTCGGAAAGGAGGGGCACCAGTTTGTCGATTGTGCCATCGACTTCCCGCTCGATGATCTCCCCCGCCTTGATGTCGCTTACCAGTAGCTTGACCAGATCAATCGCTTCCAGTACGACGTCCATGATTTCGGGAGTAACGACCAGCTCGCCACGTCGTAACCGATTCAGGACGTCTTCGGTTTTATGGGTCACTTTGACGAGCAGCTCGAAGCCGAGAAAGCTCGAGGCTCCCTTCACCGTATGGATCGAACGGAAGATACTATTGAGCAGATCGGCGTCTGAAGGAGATTTTTCCAAAGCCACCAAGTCATCGTCAAGTTTTTCCAGGAGCTCTGCCGTTTCGGTCAGAAAGCCATCTAGAAGTTCTTGGTCATCGCATTCTATTGCCATAGGCAACTCCTCGTGAAACTAAATAAGCAATCTATTCACAACACCTGCAGCGGGATTAGAGCATTGCGCTGGCGAACAGACGGCGTTCATCCTGCGTGATCAGTTTTTCAAGATCAAGGAAGAACAGCAGCCGCTCCGTCTGGTTGATGACTCCGGAGAGACATTCCTGCTCCACGGCACTATTCACCACGGCGGGCGGCGGTTGGATTTCGCTTTCGGAAATGCGGATGACCTCGGATACGGCATCAACAACAAAGCCCATTAACTCGCCATCCATGTCCATAACCATTATTCTGGTCTGACTGCTGATATCACCTTCTGGCAGGCCGAAACGCTTGCGCATCGAAATGATGGGGATCACCTTGCCGCGCAAGTTGATGACCCCCTCGATATAGTGAGGGGTGTTCGGAACCCGGGTGATGGCGGGCATACGAATGATTTCGCGAACTTTAAGAACATTGACACCATATTCTTCTTCCTCAAGCTTAAAGCTGACCAGTTGGATCAGCTCACTTCTTGTTTCCTCAACCTTTGGTTGCAACGCCGTTTCCATATATTCCTCCTTGGAGTGTCTGGTTCGCAGGGGGTACGTTCAGTAATTACCGGTATTGGCAGAACCTGCCGGTCTCATCTGCTCTCTTTTGATCCGCCGTTACATCGGCCGATGGT contains:
- a CDS encoding protein-glutamate methylesterase/protein-glutamine glutaminase translates to MLSNVSSRLRVLVVDDSSFMRMVIRSVLEKDPAIEVVGIAVDGLEGVEKALALKPDVITMDIEMPRLDGISALKQIMAKCPTRVLMVSTLTCEGARATFDALDAGAIDYIPKNVTDSIDAQKIFKEELLRKVKGAGSSFFRRVPMAPPHTAAVKLPPPSRPAPARLAGSKYHVVGIGASTGGPVALQEVLGRIPATFSHPIVVAIHMPKAFTGPYAERLNSKCSIQVKEATDGDILQPGVALVAPGGRHTALIRQGNSLAIRTYPPAEFPQYIYIPSVDHMLTSLADACNGAMLGVILTGMGSDGFKGMKHLKEKGGGTIVQDEATSTIYGMPRACIEGRVADIILPLGQIGAEISRLSG
- a CDS encoding HDOD domain-containing protein — encoded protein: MEISRKMEKAAALIKGMTDLPTIPAVATQVLALLDQPDVDIDQVVELIFTDQVMAARVLKMVNSPLYRPANEITSLKGALVYLGLRHIREFILTCSFIQSFEGKDGVLGIQPFWEHSFGVGIVARLIAEKVGYHDTEKAYIGGVIHDIGEVFLSYYLQEDFQKIVDSIKDKPYQLVRAEEEFLGTTHCEIGLCLADAWHFPDDYKEVIAHHHAPQEAKNAPRLTAIVNLADLFCTVRNLDYGGKEWVSFSLADEPAWGMLHGSDSKLGSLDIERFCYELDDQIEEIQQLVGNIFKDK
- a CDS encoding CheR family methyltransferase, yielding MTEGMTVKLSDKDFEVLRDFIYNHCGIYFHTSKKYFLESRIARRMEATNAKSHTAYLSLVKNGGLRSEELNKLLVEITTNETCFFRNPPQLKALENVFLPEIVAVKGKIGFRKLKIWSAGSSSGEEAYTMAMMLLEKRPTILKDWIIEIAGTDINEEVITQAREGIYNSYSVRNTPEFYRKKYFREEPGGRFILSPEVKKLVTFSHLNLYDDSKMVFMKSFDFIFCANVLIYFDLASKTKVVQHYYNNLQPYGYFFVGQSESLHGVNDKFKTVHFPGGFAYKK
- a CDS encoding chemotaxis protein CheA — its product is MAIECDDQELLDGFLTETAELLEKLDDDLVALEKSPSDADLLNSIFRSIHTVKGASSFLGFELLVKVTHKTEDVLNRLRRGELVVTPEIMDVVLEAIDLVKLLVSDIKAGEIIEREVDGTIDKLVPLLSENAKEATVLKPAVAADAPPPSSQQLSATPEQPAAPVQEAPSPEPQPAPQETAPAKKAAPQPRATNTPALKEADKKVDELSDNSTVRVDVKRLDDLMNQVGELVLERNRMMQLNTDFHGGSNEVAFGEEFSKLSKRISFVTSELQMQVLKMRMIPVEKVFKKFPRIVRNLARDLGKEVDLIVLGEETELDRSVVDEIGDPLIHLIRNAMDHGLETPEERVAASKPRKGTLILSAAHEGNQIVISIKDNGRGIDTEKVARKAREKGLVTDEQLAAMGQREILDLIFLPGFSTKENATDLSGRGVGMDVVKTNIKKLNGIIDIRSEMGQGSEFILKLPLTLAIIQSLLVEVEDETYSIPLAAVLETLRVEESEFHTIGGQEVLKLRDSVLPLMRLQRVFNIEPSERSRTACYVVVVGIAEKRVGLIVSRLLGQQEVAIKSLGKYLANLPGIAGSTILGDGRVTLIIDPAGLMENSDGAGGRVAA
- a CDS encoding chemotaxis protein CheW encodes the protein METALQPKVEETRSELIQLVSFKLEEEEYGVNVLKVREIIRMPAITRVPNTPHYIEGVINLRGKVIPIISMRKRFGLPEGDISSQTRIMVMDMDGELMGFVVDAVSEVIRISESEIQPPPAVVNSAVEQECLSGVINQTERLLFFLDLEKLITQDERRLFASAML